Sequence from the Methanocorpusculum vombati genome:
GGCATCGACGAGGAACTCTGTATCAAAGATGCATTTGCCGCCTTTCCTGCACTCCGGATAACCGGTATCCATGTGCATGTACAGTCCCAGGAATTGGACTGGAAAAAGATTGCCCGGTACTATGAAAACGTCTTCCGGCTCGCCGTCCGTGTTCAGCAGGAGATCGGGCATCCTCTTTCCTTCATCAACTTCGGTTCCGGTATCGGCGTTCCCTATCAGGAGACGGACGCACCCGTAAACCTTGATGCACTCGGAAAACATGCGGCAGAACTTGTTGCCGCCTACCGGCCGCAGATCTCCGCAACCCTTCTGATCGAGTCGGGCAGATTTCTCGTCTGCGAAGCAGGAACATACATCACTGAAGTACTTGACATCAAACGATCCCGCGGGAAAACCTATCTCATCGTGGACGGAGGACTCAACGGATTTTTCCGGCCGGCACTCTCCGCGTTTGTCGGTGACGGTCACGCATCAGCAGAACCGCTCTTCACCGCAAAAGATGCCTGGCGGATCACCTCGGACGCAACGACACCGGAAACCGAAGTGGTGGACATTGTGGGAAACCTCTGTACCGCCTCAGATATCCTTGCGGAACAGATCCGTCTTCCGCGTGCCGCAGCAGGTGATCGGATCACCTTTACCCATGCAGGAAGTTATGCCTGTACACTCTCTCCGCAGCTTTTCGGCAGTCAGAAAAAACCGGAAGAAGTACTGCTCCCGCAGGACACAATCTCCCATTAATATTATTAGGACAGCCTGCTCATAAGTATAGGAACATGCAAGGGAAGGCTATCTCTCAAAGACCCTTCCCCCGCATTCACAATATTCCAACAGAGGAATAGTTTCCCGGAAATCTACGTGCACGTTTTTTTCGGGAGACACAGCACAGGCGACTGTGTTCCAAGATTCATCTATCCAAAAATCTACTGTAACTGAGGTAATTTAATGGGACAGGGAAAATTCGCAGCAAGAAAGCTTGTCCGTTCCGCCAAGAAATTCCGGTGGAGCGACTCGGTTTATGCGCGCAGAGCGCTTAAGCTGAAGCTGAAGGCAGACCCGCTTGAGGGCGCACCGCTCGGACGTGCAATCGTCTTAGAGAAAGTCGGTGTTGAAGCAAAACAGCCGAACTCCGCAATCAGAAAGTGCGTTCGTGTTCAGCTGATCAAAAACGGCCGTCAGGTCACTGCATTTGCAGTCGGCGACGGTGCAATCAACTTCATCGATGAACACGACGAAGTCACCATCTGTGGTATCGGCGGTCGTGCAGGACGTTCCATGGGAGATATTCCGGGAGTCCGTTTCGTCGTTATCGGCGTCAACGGTGTCACGCTCAATGAGCTTGTTATCGGACGCAAGGAGAAGGCACGGAGGTAAATAGTATGGCAGAAGAACAGACTGCAACCAGCAAGATCCTGCTGTTCAACAAATGGGACACGAGTGAAGTCGTTGTCAAGGACGCAGGTCTCGTCCGCTACGTGACCGTAACCTCCACCGAGGTTCCGAGTTCCTGCGGCAGACTCACCCAGCAGCAGTTCACCAAGAGCCAGATGGCAATTGTGGAGCGGCTCATCAACCGTCTGATGCAGACGGAGACCAACACCGGCAAGAAACAGCTGTGTACCCGTATCGTTATGGACGCATTCGACGAGATCAACAAGAAGACCAAGCAGAACCCGCTTCAGGTCCTCGTTGACGCTGTCGCGAATGCAGGTCCGCGCGAAGAGACCGTCCGTCTGAAGTACGGCGGTATCAACGTCCCGAAGTCCGTGGATTCCGCACCAATCCGCCGTGTCAACACTGCACTCCGCTACATTGCCATGGCAACCTGGAAAGGTTCCCACAAGACCAAGAAGCCGGCATACCTTGTGCTCGCCAATGAACTTATCATGGCCGCAAAGGGAGATGCAAAGTGCTTCTCCGTTGGAAAGAAGGAAGAAGTCGAGCGGATTGCAAAGTCTGCCCGGTAAACAAATATCAAATCTTTTTTAGAAAAGGTGTTTTATGTCACGCGGAAAGAAGATGGTTGAAAGAATTACGGAGCTCATGAACGATCCTGAGCACATCCGTAACATCGGTATCGTAGCACACATTGACCACGGAAAGACCACCCTCTCAGATAACCTCCTCTCCGGAGCAGGAATGATCAGTGAGGAACTCTCCGGCAAAGCATGCTGGATGGACTCCGATGAGGAGGAACAGGCACGTGGAATCACGATTGATGCATCCAACGTGTCCATGGTCCACAAAGTCGGGGACAAAGAGTACCTCATCAACATGATTGATACTCCCGGCCACGTTGACTTCGGCGGAGATGTTACCCGCGCAATGCGTGCAGTGGACGGAGCTGTCGTCGTTGTGGACGCAGTCGAAGGCCCGATGCCGCAGACCGAGACGGTGCTGCGCCAGGCACTCAAAGAGGGTGTCCACCCGGTTCTGTTCATCAACAAGGTTGACCGGCTTATCAATGAGCTGAAGGTGAACCCGCAGGAGATGATGATTCGTCTTGGTAAGGTTATTGACAAAGTCAACAAGCTCATCAAGGGAATGAACGAGGAGCTCTACAACAACGGCGGATGGAAACTCGACGCTCTGAAAGGAAACGTCGCATTTGGTTCTGCTCTCTACAACTGGGCAATCTCGATTCCCTACATGAAGAAGTCCGGTGTCAGTCTTCAGACGATCATTGACAAATGCAACGAGGGCGATGCAAAGTACCTTGCAAAGGCTTCCCCGCTGCATGCAGTGCTGCTTGATATGGTGGTTACCTTCCTGCCGAACCCGCTTGAGGCACAGGGAAGAAGATGCCACATTATCTGGCACGGCGATGTAAACTCTGAGATCGGTAAGGCAATGTATGCCTGTGATGCGAACGGACCGGCCGCCATGATGGTTACCGACATCTCCTTTGACAAGCATGCAGGAGAAGTTGCAACCGGCAGACTGTTCTCCGGAACGCTGACCCGTGGTATGGAAGTGTACATCTCCGGTACCGCCGGTAAACCGAACAGACTTCAGCAGGTCGGTATCTTCATGGGCCCGACCCGGGTGGATGTGGACAAGGTTGTGGCAGGAAACATTGCCGCAGTTACCGGTATGAACGATGCAATCGTTGGTTCGACCGTTTCTTCCCTGAAGGAGATGACGCCGTTCGAGTCTCTGAAGCACTACTCCGAGCCGGTTATGACCGTTGCAGTTGAGGCAAAGAACACGAAGGATCTGCCGAAGCTGATTGAGGTTCTGCACCAGGTTGCAAAGGAAGACCCGACTGTCCGCGTGAACATCAACGAGGAGACGGGCGAACACCTTATCGCCGGTATGGGCGAGCTGCACCTTGAGGTCGTTACCGGCCGTATCAAGAGAGACAAAGGTGTGGATATTGTTACTTCCCCGCCGATTGTGGTGTACCGTGAGACGGTTGCAAAGGCCCTTGACGGGACCGTTGAAGGGAAGTCCCCGAACCGCCACAACAGATTCTTCCTGTCTGTTGAGCCGATGCCGCAGAACATTCTTGATGCAATTCAGTCAAGCGAGATCTCTATGAACATGGAGAACATCGCCCGCCGTGATGCACTTGCCGCACTTGGCATGGACAAGGATGAGGCAAAGAACGTGAAGGATATCTATGGTTCCAACATGTTCATCGACTGCACGAAAGGTATTCAGTACCTCAATGAGACCATGGAACTTATCATCGATGGTCTGCATGAGGCACTGGACGGCGGACCGCTCGCAGATGAGCAGGTGCAGAACGTTCTCATTAAGCTCCACGATGTGAAGCTGCACGAAGATGCAATCCACCGTGGTCCGGGACAGGTTATTCCGGCAGTCCGTGGTGGTCTGAAGGCTGCTCTTCTGATGGCCGGTGACACACTGCTTGAGCCGATGCAGAAGATCCAGATTACGGTTCCGCAGGATCAGATGGGTGCGGCAATTTCCCAGATTCAGGGACGCCGCGGTCAGCTGTCTACGACCGATGCTGAGGGTGACCAGATTGTGGTCAACGGTGAGGCACCGGTTGCCGAGTTGTTCGGTTTCGCAGGCGATATCCGTTCCGCAACCGAAGGCCGTGCCATGTGGTCCACTGAGTTCGCAGGATTCTCTCCGGTTCCGCAGGGTATGCTCTCCGAGATTGTGATGGGCATCAGAAAGAGAAAGGGTCTCAAGGAACAGATTCCGACCCCGAAGGATTACCTCGAGTAATTCTTTTTCTCCCAATATACAGAGAATACTCTCTCCCGGAAGGATTCGGGAGTCAACTCCATTCCTCTGTTATCTTTTTTCGTCCCCGGATTTTTAGAACGAACCTTGAGTTCCATGATGTTTTTTTCAGTGTGTTTTGTGGTATTTGTGGGTTTTGGGATTTTATGGACAACGCCCGTATCTCCACAATTGTTATATCCTGTAAGGTGACAAAGTAAGATTACCGGAGTCTTTCCCGTATGCATCTGTATTCCATCGATAATCTGCGAAATATCTGTATACTTCTTCTTATTCCCTATCACACGCTGCTGATTTACAGTTCGCTCGGGTTTTCCTACAATCTTCAGGGTGATGTGCTGCCCGCGGTGAATCCGGTACTGATTTTTATCAATCTCTGGATTATGCCGCTGATGTTTGTGGCAGCCGGTATGGCATCGCGGTATTCCCTGGCAAAGCGGACGGAGATGGAGTACGGAAAGGAACGGATGCTGCGGCTGTTTATTCCGTTTCTGTGTGCGTTCATTCTGCTGATGCCGATCCAGTATTATGTTCGGGAACTCAGTACCGGAACCTATACCGGCGGATTTTTTTCCTACGTTACTACTGATCTCGTTCCAACGATGCTGGGAAATACGTTTGACGGCGGTCAGCTCTGGTTTATTCTCTGGCTTTTTGGGATCTCGCTTCTTGCACTGCCGGTTATGCACTGGTGGACGAAAAAAGCAGAGAAAACGACCGTGCAGCGTATGGACCATATGCCGGTATGGCTGATCGTTTTCGTGTTCTTCCTTCCGGCATTCATGTTTCTTGCAGGTAATTTTCTTGGTACAGGGTTGTTGTCGTGGCTTGCAGAGACGCCGGTTGTGGATACTTTTCTTATCTCGCTGGTATGGATGAGTGCACAACGATCGTATTCTTTTCTGATGTTTTTTGCGTTTTTTATTCTGGGGTATCTGGTTCTCAGCAGTCCCGGTGTACAGAATACGCTTGAACGATGCAGGTTTCCTCTCACCTGTGCGGCTGTTGCGGGTATTGTTCTGTTCGGTGTGATGCTCGTCTTTGTTCCCCTCAATTCAGTTCTGAGTGAGTTTGGCAA
This genomic interval carries:
- a CDS encoding elongation factor EF-2, with protein sequence MSRGKKMVERITELMNDPEHIRNIGIVAHIDHGKTTLSDNLLSGAGMISEELSGKACWMDSDEEEQARGITIDASNVSMVHKVGDKEYLINMIDTPGHVDFGGDVTRAMRAVDGAVVVVDAVEGPMPQTETVLRQALKEGVHPVLFINKVDRLINELKVNPQEMMIRLGKVIDKVNKLIKGMNEELYNNGGWKLDALKGNVAFGSALYNWAISIPYMKKSGVSLQTIIDKCNEGDAKYLAKASPLHAVLLDMVVTFLPNPLEAQGRRCHIIWHGDVNSEIGKAMYACDANGPAAMMVTDISFDKHAGEVATGRLFSGTLTRGMEVYISGTAGKPNRLQQVGIFMGPTRVDVDKVVAGNIAAVTGMNDAIVGSTVSSLKEMTPFESLKHYSEPVMTVAVEAKNTKDLPKLIEVLHQVAKEDPTVRVNINEETGEHLIAGMGELHLEVVTGRIKRDKGVDIVTSPPIVVYRETVAKALDGTVEGKSPNRHNRFFLSVEPMPQNILDAIQSSEISMNMENIARRDALAALGMDKDEAKNVKDIYGSNMFIDCTKGIQYLNETMELIIDGLHEALDGGPLADEQVQNVLIKLHDVKLHEDAIHRGPGQVIPAVRGGLKAALLMAGDTLLEPMQKIQITVPQDQMGAAISQIQGRRGQLSTTDAEGDQIVVNGEAPVAELFGFAGDIRSATEGRAMWSTEFAGFSPVPQGMLSEIVMGIRKRKGLKEQIPTPKDYLE
- a CDS encoding 30S ribosomal protein S12, whose protein sequence is MGQGKFAARKLVRSAKKFRWSDSVYARRALKLKLKADPLEGAPLGRAIVLEKVGVEAKQPNSAIRKCVRVQLIKNGRQVTAFAVGDGAINFIDEHDEVTICGIGGRAGRSMGDIPGVRFVVIGVNGVTLNELVIGRKEKARR
- a CDS encoding alanine racemase, which codes for MNTPAYVYDTTRICGNIQKLKTAFPQFAILYSLKANPYPPLVQFIASQNIGADAASQKEVMLARANGVSPQHIYYSGPGKTLSDLTETFGHCVLIADSFQELERINRLAKERGVEQEVGIRINPDFTMHGTPGIPSKFGIDEELCIKDAFAAFPALRITGIHVHVQSQELDWKKIARYYENVFRLAVRVQQEIGHPLSFINFGSGIGVPYQETDAPVNLDALGKHAAELVAAYRPQISATLLIESGRFLVCEAGTYITEVLDIKRSRGKTYLIVDGGLNGFFRPALSAFVGDGHASAEPLFTAKDAWRITSDATTPETEVVDIVGNLCTASDILAEQIRLPRAAAGDRITFTHAGSYACTLSPQLFGSQKKPEEVLLPQDTISH
- a CDS encoding 30S ribosomal protein S7 encodes the protein MAEEQTATSKILLFNKWDTSEVVVKDAGLVRYVTVTSTEVPSSCGRLTQQQFTKSQMAIVERLINRLMQTETNTGKKQLCTRIVMDAFDEINKKTKQNPLQVLVDAVANAGPREETVRLKYGGINVPKSVDSAPIRRVNTALRYIAMATWKGSHKTKKPAYLVLANELIMAAKGDAKCFSVGKKEEVERIAKSAR
- a CDS encoding acyltransferase family protein, which gives rise to MHLYSIDNLRNICILLLIPYHTLLIYSSLGFSYNLQGDVLPAVNPVLIFINLWIMPLMFVAAGMASRYSLAKRTEMEYGKERMLRLFIPFLCAFILLMPIQYYVRELSTGTYTGGFFSYVTTDLVPTMLGNTFDGGQLWFILWLFGISLLALPVMHWWTKKAEKTTVQRMDHMPVWLIVFVFFLPAFMFLAGNFLGTGLLSWLAETPVVDTFLISLVWMSAQRSYSFLMFFAFFILGYLVLSSPGVQNTLERCRFPLTCAAVAGIVLFGVMLVFVPLNSVLSEFGNVLAAGPVILAMIGLGIHYLEKHNRVTEYLSASSFTVYIFHQSWLLLIGWFVLLWVPNPLVQILIIIVLTFVTTYLSYEAVKRFRVTRFMFGIKEPGKKSS